Proteins found in one Actinomycetota bacterium genomic segment:
- a CDS encoding ATP-binding protein translates to MTSDDFQAAFSGGAFASLICLTVAICFLVIIGWITGARLLTSVRSGYFAMPLSTTGAALLTTSALALTVYRPGSRQSMIAARGINLVLLAFTVVILLGNIYGTEPSLEERLFGARGELNGIPEGRMSLIAAVMFLVLNLAVLILGLGSRSKPFHKSVAACLGALVTAGGGITLLGYLYGTPLLYGGSTRPVALLAALSFTLLGAALIIGAGKDSWPLGYFVGNGVRAQILRTVLPLVAGFIALEGWLDAVVPDRFDTNRVYVSVITAIVFLGIALYIFTKVAQKIGGAVDRADRERDLAEARQQAALEELERSNAELQQFAYVASHDLQEPLRVITSYVQLISRRYAELVDDEGREFIDFIVSGTKRMHDLINDLLAYSRAGGRSKPAVALDSNDALNQALANLEVSIKEKGAVINRGMLPEVVGDENQLAQLFQNLIGNAIKYSGDKEPRIDIGADGSDDFWRFSVSDDGIGFDPKYAEKIFVIFQKLHGHERYAGTGIGLAISKRIVEKHGGRIWVESEPGKGSTFYFTIPREGTEE, encoded by the coding sequence GTGACCTCAGATGATTTCCAGGCTGCTTTCAGCGGCGGCGCCTTCGCGTCGCTGATCTGCCTTACCGTAGCGATCTGCTTCCTGGTCATAATCGGCTGGATAACCGGCGCCCGGCTGCTCACCAGTGTCCGGTCCGGTTACTTTGCCATGCCGCTGAGCACAACCGGCGCCGCGCTCCTGACTACGTCGGCATTGGCGCTGACCGTTTACAGGCCGGGCTCGCGGCAATCCATGATCGCCGCCCGGGGCATCAACCTCGTGCTGCTGGCTTTTACCGTCGTCATATTGCTCGGGAATATCTACGGGACCGAACCAAGCCTTGAGGAAAGGCTGTTCGGGGCTCGCGGCGAGCTAAACGGCATTCCCGAGGGGCGCATGTCCCTGATCGCGGCGGTCATGTTCCTGGTGCTCAATCTGGCGGTGCTGATCCTGGGCCTTGGCTCCCGGAGCAAGCCCTTCCACAAAAGCGTTGCCGCCTGTCTTGGCGCCCTGGTGACCGCCGGCGGCGGCATCACCCTGCTCGGCTATCTGTATGGCACCCCGCTGTTATACGGCGGTTCGACCCGTCCGGTGGCGCTGCTGGCCGCCCTGAGCTTCACGCTGCTGGGAGCGGCTCTGATAATCGGGGCCGGGAAGGATTCCTGGCCGCTGGGATATTTCGTCGGAAACGGCGTGCGGGCGCAGATCCTGCGCACGGTGCTGCCGCTGGTCGCCGGATTCATCGCGCTGGAGGGATGGCTGGACGCGGTGGTGCCGGACCGTTTTGACACCAATCGAGTTTACGTCTCGGTAATCACCGCGATCGTCTTCCTGGGAATAGCCCTATACATTTTCACCAAGGTGGCGCAGAAGATCGGCGGCGCCGTCGACCGCGCCGACCGGGAACGCGACCTGGCCGAAGCAAGGCAGCAGGCCGCCCTGGAGGAGCTCGAGCGCTCCAACGCCGAGCTGCAGCAGTTCGCCTACGTGGCCTCGCATGACCTGCAGGAGCCGCTGCGGGTGATCACCAGCTACGTCCAGCTGATTTCAAGGCGGTATGCCGAGCTCGTCGACGACGAGGGCCGCGAGTTCATCGATTTCATCGTCTCCGGCACCAAACGCATGCATGATCTTATCAACGACCTGCTGGCGTACTCAAGGGCGGGCGGCAGGAGCAAGCCGGCCGTGGCCCTCGACAGCAACGACGCCCTCAACCAGGCTCTGGCAAATCTCGAGGTAAGTATCAAGGAAAAGGGGGCCGTCATCAACCGCGGCATGCTGCCGGAGGTCGTCGGCGATGAGAACCAGCTCGCCCAGCTGTTTCAGAACCTGATCGGCAACGCCATCAAGTATTCCGGCGATAAAGAACCGCGCATCGACATCGGCGCTGATGGGAGCGATGATTTTTGGCGATTCTCGGTGAGCGATGACGGCATCGGTTTCGATCCTAAATACGCGGAAAAGATATTTGTGATATTCCAGAAGCTGCACGGCCATGAGCGGTACGCCGGCACCGGCATCGGGCTGGCGATATCAAAAAGAATAGTCGAGAAACACGGGGGCCGGATCTGGGTAGAGTCAGAGCCGGGGAAAGGCAGCACTTTTTACTTCACCATTCCCAGGGAAGGAACAGAAGAATGA